Proteins encoded together in one Streptomyces sp. TLI_171 window:
- a CDS encoding spermidine synthase, translated as MSLLPTRQGLPEAEVVDRREGPYGEVVLRRRGGQYEIIANGCFLMDTADGRSERLLVQAALDELDTARPSVLIGGLGVGFSLAHAAAEPRWGRIAVVEREPAIIDWHRTGPLGAFSAGALDDPRVEVVPADLVAHLAADGERYDALCLDIDNGPDWTVTEDNTGLYGPSGLAAAAARLTSGGVLAVWSARPSTAFEQALRNAGFTGVRTEEIAVERGVPDVVHLARRA; from the coding sequence ATGTCCCTGCTGCCCACCCGTCAGGGCCTGCCCGAGGCCGAAGTGGTCGACCGACGGGAGGGCCCGTACGGCGAGGTGGTGCTGCGGCGGCGCGGCGGGCAGTACGAGATCATCGCCAACGGCTGCTTCCTGATGGACACCGCCGACGGCCGCTCCGAACGGCTGCTGGTCCAGGCCGCGTTGGACGAACTGGACACGGCGCGGCCGAGCGTGCTGATCGGCGGGCTGGGCGTCGGCTTCTCGCTGGCGCACGCCGCCGCCGAACCGCGCTGGGGGCGGATCGCCGTGGTGGAGCGCGAGCCGGCGATCATCGACTGGCACCGCACCGGCCCGCTGGGCGCGTTCTCGGCAGGGGCACTGGACGACCCCCGGGTGGAGGTGGTGCCCGCCGACCTGGTCGCGCACCTCGCCGCCGACGGCGAGCGCTACGATGCGCTCTGCCTCGACATCGACAACGGCCCCGACTGGACGGTCACCGAGGACAACACCGGACTGTACGGCCCGAGCGGTCTGGCCGCTGCCGCCGCCCGGCTCACCTCCGGCGGGGTACTGGCGGTCTGGAGCGCCCGGCCCTCCACCGCCTTCGAACAGGCACTGCGGAACGCCGGGTTCACCGGCGTCCGGACCGAGGAGATCGCGGTCGAGCGCGGCGTGCCGGATGTGGTCCACCTGGCCCGACGCGCCTGA
- a CDS encoding amino acid ABC transporter permease gives MTVESSALYDVPGPKALARHRLYGILALVVIAALLGWVVYMLFHTHQFTAAKWSPFQYKGVQELLLRGLGNTLKAFGWTVLFALPFGALFAVGRLSDHRAVRWVSTVVVEFFRAMPLLVMIFFIFVALKVPAMWALVAGLTLYNGSVLAEVFRAGVLAVPKGQKEAAYALGLRKTQVMAYVLVPQANRAMLPTIVSQLVVALKDTSLGFLITYEEFLHAGKLIATNLDYDLPFIPVVMVIAPVYIGMCLLLSWFARWLERRGRRSPKVKGGAPIAPAGVTPDPQG, from the coding sequence ATGACGGTGGAGTCCTCCGCGCTGTACGACGTGCCCGGACCGAAGGCGCTGGCCCGGCACCGGCTGTACGGCATCCTGGCGCTGGTGGTGATCGCGGCGCTGCTCGGCTGGGTGGTGTACATGCTGTTCCACACCCACCAGTTCACGGCCGCGAAGTGGTCGCCCTTCCAGTACAAGGGCGTTCAGGAACTGCTGCTGCGCGGCCTGGGCAACACCCTGAAGGCGTTCGGCTGGACGGTGCTGTTCGCGCTGCCGTTCGGCGCGCTGTTCGCCGTCGGCCGGCTCTCCGACCACCGGGCGGTGCGCTGGGTGTCCACCGTGGTGGTGGAGTTCTTCCGGGCGATGCCGCTGCTGGTGATGATCTTCTTCATCTTCGTGGCCCTCAAGGTCCCGGCGATGTGGGCGCTGGTCGCCGGTCTGACGCTCTACAACGGCTCGGTGCTGGCCGAGGTGTTCCGGGCCGGCGTGCTCGCGGTGCCCAAGGGCCAGAAGGAGGCGGCGTACGCGCTGGGCCTGCGCAAGACCCAGGTGATGGCGTACGTGCTGGTGCCGCAGGCGAACCGGGCGATGCTGCCGACCATCGTCAGCCAGCTGGTGGTGGCGCTGAAGGACACCTCGCTCGGATTCCTCATCACCTACGAGGAGTTCCTGCACGCCGGCAAGCTGATCGCCACCAACCTGGACTACGACCTGCCGTTCATCCCGGTCGTGATGGTGATCGCCCCCGTGTACATCGGCATGTGTCTGCTGCTGTCCTGGTTCGCCAGATGGCTGGAGCGACGCGGCCGGCGCAGCCCCAAGGTGAAGGGCGGCGCGCCGATCGCCCCGGCGGGCGTGACGCCCGATCCGCAGGGGTAG
- a CDS encoding amino acid ABC transporter permease, which yields MKVLTDNWSTYWHGFLGTLWLTLVSAALSLVLGVLMAGFRVSPVKPLRVFGTGWVTVLRNTPLTLLFFIVVLGLPRFHITLPFFTFAVLALGCYTSAFVCEALRSGVNTVPAGQGEAARSLGMTFGQTLGLVILPQAYRSVVAPLGSVMIALAKNTAIAGSFSVVELLGSYRTINELGYSIVWTFVWIAVGYLILTLSISALFNLLERRVAVSR from the coding sequence ATGAAGGTCCTGACCGACAACTGGTCCACCTACTGGCACGGGTTCCTCGGCACGCTCTGGCTGACCCTGGTCAGCGCCGCCCTGTCGCTGGTGCTCGGCGTGCTGATGGCGGGCTTCCGGGTCTCGCCGGTCAAGCCGCTGCGGGTGTTCGGCACCGGGTGGGTGACGGTGCTGCGCAACACCCCGCTGACGCTGCTGTTCTTCATCGTGGTGCTGGGCCTGCCCCGGTTCCACATCACGCTGCCGTTCTTCACCTTCGCGGTCCTCGCACTCGGCTGCTACACCTCGGCGTTCGTCTGCGAGGCGCTGCGCTCCGGGGTGAACACGGTGCCGGCCGGGCAGGGCGAGGCGGCGCGCAGCCTGGGCATGACGTTCGGTCAGACCCTCGGCCTGGTGATCCTGCCGCAGGCCTACCGGTCGGTGGTCGCCCCGCTGGGGAGCGTGATGATCGCGCTGGCGAAGAACACCGCGATCGCCGGGTCGTTCAGCGTGGTCGAACTGCTCGGCAGCTACCGGACCATCAACGAGCTGGGCTACAGCATCGTCTGGACCTTCGTCTGGATCGCGGTCGGCTACCTGATCCTGACGCTGTCGATCAGCGCCCTGTTCAACCTGCTGGAGCGACGGGTGGCGGTGTCCCGATGA
- a CDS encoding glutamate ABC transporter substrate-binding protein translates to MRKHVLPLLLGLAALAAAACGKEGTPPPKGPQPSALPSYQVRSADAISGSPTLDAARSRGHLVVGAKEDQPYLGQKNPASGVYSGFDIEIAKMVAADLGFGPGQVEFRTIASANRETALQNGQVDYYVGTYTINANRKKLVGFAGPYFVAGQALLVRKNETKINGPQDLAGRKVCSAAGSTPFQRIQKDYPQAKLIGYDTYSACVDNLISNQVDAVTTDNAILQGYAAKAPDELKIAGQPFSSEPYGIGVPKNDTVLRFALDDALQRHEENGDWKKAYDATLGLSGVPAPEPPPIDRYQ, encoded by the coding sequence GTGAGGAAACACGTCCTGCCCCTGCTGCTGGGGCTCGCCGCGCTGGCGGCCGCCGCCTGCGGCAAGGAGGGCACCCCGCCGCCCAAGGGCCCGCAGCCCAGCGCCCTGCCCAGCTACCAGGTGCGCAGCGCCGACGCGATCAGCGGCTCGCCCACCCTGGACGCGGCCCGCTCGCGGGGCCACCTGGTGGTCGGCGCCAAGGAGGACCAGCCGTACCTGGGCCAGAAGAACCCGGCCAGCGGCGTGTACTCCGGCTTCGACATCGAGATCGCCAAGATGGTCGCCGCCGACCTGGGCTTCGGGCCCGGGCAGGTCGAGTTCCGCACCATCGCCTCCGCCAACCGCGAGACGGCGCTGCAGAACGGACAGGTCGACTACTACGTGGGCACCTACACCATCAACGCCAACCGCAAGAAGCTGGTCGGCTTCGCCGGGCCGTACTTCGTCGCCGGGCAGGCGCTGCTGGTCCGAAAGAACGAGACCAAGATCAACGGCCCGCAGGACCTGGCCGGCCGCAAGGTCTGCTCGGCGGCCGGGTCCACCCCGTTCCAGCGGATCCAGAAGGACTACCCGCAGGCCAAGTTGATCGGCTACGACACCTACTCGGCCTGCGTGGACAACCTGATCAGCAATCAGGTCGACGCGGTGACCACCGACAACGCGATCCTGCAGGGCTACGCGGCGAAGGCGCCGGACGAGTTGAAGATCGCCGGGCAGCCGTTCTCCTCCGAGCCCTACGGCATCGGCGTGCCGAAGAACGACACCGTGCTGCGCTTCGCGCTGGACGACGCGCTGCAGCGGCACGAGGAGAACGGCGACTGGAAGAAGGCCTACGACGCGACGCTCGGCCTGTCCGGGGTGCCCGCGCCCGAGCCGCCGCCCATCGACCGGTACCAGTAG